A region from the Candidatus Zixiibacteriota bacterium genome encodes:
- a CDS encoding flavin reductase family protein → MAKKSLMPTTLLTPLPAVLVACGDIDDRPNIITIAWCGIVCSKPPMISVSITEKRYSYELIKKSGEFVVNMTGSNLVKEVDFCGNNSGRDFDKFKTTGLTPEPAQKIKAPLIKESPINLECMVRQTLNLGSHYIFIAEIVATHIDKSILNSDGALDVEKLDPLIYAANARQYWSGLSKVHGFYGYTKGK, encoded by the coding sequence ATGGCGAAAAAATCTTTAATGCCAACAACATTGTTGACGCCGCTGCCGGCTGTGCTGGTTGCATGCGGCGATATCGATGATAGGCCAAATATAATCACGATTGCCTGGTGCGGCATTGTCTGCTCCAAACCGCCTATGATATCGGTTTCTATCACAGAAAAACGATACTCCTATGAGCTTATCAAAAAAAGCGGAGAGTTTGTTGTAAACATGACCGGAAGCAATTTGGTCAAAGAGGTTGACTTCTGCGGCAACAATTCGGGCCGAGATTTCGACAAGTTCAAGACAACCGGCTTGACTCCTGAACCTGCGCAAAAAATTAAAGCGCCGCTTATTAAGGAATCGCCGATAAACCTCGAATGCATGGTAAGGCAAACCCTCAATCTTGGCTCGCATTACATCTTTATTGCTGAAATAGTCGCCACTCATATCGATAAGTCCATCCTGAATTCGGATGGCGCATTAGATGTGGAAAAATTAGATCCCTTGATTTATGCAGCGAATGCCCGTCAATACTGGTCAGGTTTATCCAAAGTTCATGGCTTTTACGGCTACACAAAGGGGAAATGA